The following proteins are co-located in the Lacticaseibacillus paracasei subsp. paracasei genome:
- the deoC gene encoding deoxyribose-phosphate aldolase gives MTAYTLDQFSRMIDHTNLHADATHADLRQLCNEAKQYHFKMVAINQVQSAFCAKQLAGTDIDVGAAIAFPLGQTSIAAKVFETKDALQNGANEIDYVINITALKEQQYSYLENEMRQIVAVCHAVNVPCKVIFETAYLTKPEIIKMATIAKDVGPDFIKTSTGFGPAGATVENVALMKETVGDQVQVKAAGGIRDVDTFLAMIKAGATRIGTSSGVKIIHELKARMGNQSTFTI, from the coding sequence ATGACAGCTTATACTTTAGATCAATTCAGTCGCATGATTGATCACACAAACTTACATGCAGATGCAACTCACGCAGATTTGCGCCAGCTTTGCAACGAGGCCAAACAATATCATTTTAAAATGGTGGCGATTAACCAAGTCCAATCGGCTTTTTGTGCGAAACAACTAGCAGGTACCGACATTGATGTTGGCGCCGCAATTGCTTTCCCCTTAGGCCAAACGAGCATCGCGGCCAAAGTTTTTGAAACCAAAGACGCCTTACAAAACGGTGCCAACGAAATTGACTACGTGATCAATATCACGGCGCTTAAGGAACAGCAATACAGTTATCTTGAAAATGAAATGCGTCAAATCGTTGCTGTCTGTCATGCGGTCAATGTACCGTGCAAAGTCATTTTTGAAACCGCCTATCTTACCAAGCCGGAAATCATCAAAATGGCAACTATTGCTAAGGACGTCGGTCCTGATTTTATTAAGACTTCAACGGGCTTTGGCCCAGCCGGTGCCACTGTCGAAAATGTGGCTTTGATGAAAGAAACAGTCGGCGATCAAGTGCAAGTCAAAGCGGCTGGCGGTATCAGAGATGTTGATACCTTTTTGGCAATGATTAAAGCTGGTGCTACTCGCATCGGTACCAGCAGCGGCGTTAAGATCATCCATGAACTTAAGGCGCGCATGGGCAACCAATCAACCTTCACGATTTGA
- the rpsF gene encoding 30S ribosomal protein S6 — protein MAETKYEVTYIIRPDLDDAAKTELVERFDNILKENGANIIDSKDWQKRKLAYEINKYNEGLYHIVNLSAEDDKAINEFDRLGKINNDILRHMIVKRED, from the coding sequence ATGGCTGAAACCAAATATGAAGTCACTTATATCATCCGTCCAGATTTGGACGATGCTGCAAAGACTGAATTGGTTGAACGTTTTGACAATATTTTGAAGGAAAATGGTGCCAACATCATTGATTCCAAGGATTGGCAAAAGCGTAAGCTCGCATATGAGATCAACAAGTACAACGAAGGTCTCTATCATATCGTGAACTTGTCCGCAGAAGATGACAAAGCGATCAATGAATTTGATCGTCTTGGCAAGATCAACAACGATATTCTGCGTCACATGATCGTGAAGCGAGAAGACTAA
- the rpsR gene encoding 30S ribosomal protein S18 yields the protein MAQQRRGGRRRRKVDFIAANHIEYIDYKDTNLLDRFISERGKILPRRVTGTSAKNQRKLTIAIKRARIMGLLPFVSED from the coding sequence ATGGCACAACAACGCCGTGGTGGCCGTCGTCGTCGTAAAGTCGACTTCATCGCCGCAAACCACATCGAATATATCGATTATAAAGACACGAACTTGTTGGATCGGTTCATCTCAGAACGTGGCAAGATTTTGCCGCGTCGGGTAACCGGCACCAGCGCTAAGAACCAACGTAAGCTGACGATCGCAATCAAGCGAGCTCGGATTATGGGTCTTCTGCCATTTGTTTCAGAAGATTAA
- the recF gene encoding DNA replication/repair protein RecF (All proteins in this family for which functions are known are DNA-binding proteins that assist the filamentation of RecA onto DNA for the initiation of recombination or recombinational repair.), protein MKLDHLVLKNYRNYAAVDTTFSPEINVLIGANAQGKTNLLESIYVLALARSHRTNNDKELIRFGSEFARVSGQVSRQSGSHQLELIISHQGKRARIDRIEQPKLSQYLGHFNVILFAPEDLAIVKGSPAGRRRFIDMEFGQMSPKYLYNLSQYKTFLKQRNAYLKQLKYHQAKDLVYLDVLTDSLAAFGAELITARAKLLETMSDYAATIQQDITKGRESLHFSYQTQVDPSLRGNSEQVYTALGEMFAKQQAREIEQGTSLVGPQRDDVLFIVNDKDVANFGSQGQQRTTALAVKLAEIDLMKDQTGEYPVLLLDDVLSELDAARQTHLLKAIQTKVQTFLTTTSLEGIQKEIIATPAVFKVDEGTLARA, encoded by the coding sequence ATGAAACTGGATCACTTGGTGCTGAAAAATTATCGCAATTATGCTGCTGTTGATACAACATTTTCACCAGAAATCAATGTTTTGATTGGGGCAAACGCTCAAGGCAAGACGAATCTGCTTGAATCAATCTATGTTTTGGCATTGGCTCGCAGTCATCGAACCAACAATGATAAGGAACTGATTCGCTTTGGTAGCGAGTTTGCACGGGTTTCCGGGCAAGTTTCGCGACAAAGCGGTTCCCATCAGTTGGAGTTGATTATCAGTCATCAAGGCAAGCGTGCCCGGATTGATCGCATCGAACAACCGAAGCTTTCCCAGTATTTAGGGCATTTTAATGTCATCTTGTTTGCACCTGAGGATTTAGCCATTGTCAAGGGCAGTCCGGCTGGGCGGCGTCGCTTCATCGACATGGAGTTTGGCCAGATGAGTCCCAAGTACCTTTATAATCTGAGCCAATATAAAACGTTTTTGAAGCAGCGCAATGCGTATTTGAAGCAGCTTAAGTATCATCAGGCCAAGGATCTGGTTTATCTGGATGTGTTGACTGACTCGCTTGCAGCTTTCGGGGCAGAGCTAATTACGGCGCGCGCTAAGTTGTTGGAGACGATGTCGGATTATGCTGCAACGATTCAGCAAGATATCACCAAGGGGCGGGAGTCATTACATTTTTCTTATCAAACACAGGTTGACCCCAGTCTTCGCGGTAACAGTGAGCAGGTTTACACTGCTTTGGGCGAGATGTTTGCCAAGCAGCAAGCGCGCGAAATCGAACAAGGAACCAGTTTAGTCGGTCCCCAGCGAGATGATGTGTTGTTCATCGTCAATGATAAGGATGTTGCCAATTTTGGCAGTCAAGGGCAACAACGCACCACAGCATTGGCTGTTAAGCTGGCAGAGATTGACCTTATGAAGGATCAAACCGGCGAATATCCAGTGCTATTACTGGACGATGTGTTGTCAGAATTAGATGCGGCTCGCCAAACCCATTTACTTAAGGCCATTCAAACCAAAGTCCAAACCTTTTTAACCACCACAAGTTTGGAAGGCATTCAAAAAGAAATCATCGCAACCCCTGCAGTCTTTAAAGTTGATGAGGGGACATTAGCAAGAGCGTGA
- the ssb gene encoding single-stranded DNA-binding protein: protein MLNSVALTGRLTRDVDLRYTQSGTAVGSFTLAVDRQFRSANGERETDFINCVIWRKSAENFANFTKKGSMVGVEGHIQTRTYDNAQGQKVYVTEVVVENFALLESRATTQQRPSEPANPAGQGNQNYGGGQQFGNNQPQNPPSFGSQGAPNNASSPNPGQNPAASQNQGGNSAANPANPDPFANNGKPIDISDDDLPF, encoded by the coding sequence ATGCTTAACAGTGTTGCATTGACAGGTCGATTAACCAGAGACGTTGATTTGCGTTACACGCAAAGTGGCACGGCTGTCGGTTCTTTCACGCTGGCCGTTGACCGCCAGTTCCGCAGTGCAAACGGCGAACGTGAAACTGACTTCATCAATTGTGTGATCTGGCGTAAGTCTGCAGAGAACTTTGCAAACTTCACCAAAAAGGGATCCATGGTTGGAGTTGAAGGCCATATCCAAACGCGTACGTATGATAACGCGCAAGGACAAAAGGTCTACGTGACCGAAGTCGTCGTTGAAAACTTTGCGTTGCTGGAATCCCGGGCAACGACTCAACAGCGGCCGTCCGAACCGGCAAATCCAGCTGGCCAAGGTAATCAGAACTATGGCGGCGGGCAGCAGTTTGGCAATAACCAACCGCAGAATCCGCCAAGTTTTGGTTCACAAGGCGCCCCGAACAATGCATCATCACCGAATCCGGGTCAAAATCCGGCAGCAAGTCAGAACCAAGGAGGCAACTCCGCGGCTAACCCTGCTAATCCCGATCCGTTTGCTAATAATGGCAAGCCGATCGACATTTCCGATGATGATTTGCCATTCTAA
- the gyrA gene encoding DNA gyrase subunit A: MDDRQESRITNVNLGETMRKSFLEYAMSVIVARALPDVRDGLKPVQRRILYGMNELGVTPDKPYKKSARIVGDVMGKYHPHGDSSIYEGLVRMAQDFSYRYMLVDGHGNFGSVDGDGAAAMRYTEARMSKIAVEMLRDINKDTIDFQDNYDGTEKEPVVLPARFPNLLVNGATGIAVGMTTNIPPHNLSETISALHVLMDNPDATTADLMQALPGPDFPTGGVVMGKSGIRHAYETGRGTIVLRGKVDVQTEKSGRERIVITEIPYMVNKAKMVERIADLVHEKKIDGIVTLRDESDRDGMRIVIDVRRDASASVILNNLYKLTPLQTGFSFNMVAIVNGAPKVLSLKQILQYYLDHQENVIRRRTQFDLRKAKAREHILEGLRIALDHIDEIITIIRSSETGDKAKVILMDKFKLSDKQSQAILDMRLVRLTGLEREKVESEYKDVEAAIADYTDILARPERVHQIIYNELLDIQKKFGDKRRTELLVGEVLSLEDEDLIEQEDVVITLSHNGYVKRLATSEFKAQNRGGRGIQGMNVHDDDFVERLISTSTHDVLLFFTNKGKVYRSKGYEIPEYGRTAKGIPIINLLGVGAGEKIQTVINVHEGENDDRYLFFVTQKGVVKRTPVKEFANIRSNGLIALNLKDEDELNNVILTSGQDNILIGTHLGYSVTFKEQDVRSMGRSATGVRGIRLREHDYVVGSDILKPDSEVFVISEKGYGKRTAAKEYPIKGRGGKGIKTANITAKNGPLAGVTTVDGTEDILVMTDSGVMIRFNIQSVSQTGRATLGVRLIRVDDDAKVATMAKVEPESDDPDDGSKPDQPTSPTDGSAEPTSQQPADGSYAGDADQQVSQLLDRAEADQPEQHDTGDQPE, from the coding sequence ATGGATGATCGCCAAGAAAGCCGAATTACCAATGTGAACCTCGGCGAAACAATGCGTAAATCATTCCTTGAATACGCGATGAGTGTCATTGTGGCGCGGGCCTTGCCTGATGTGCGCGATGGCCTCAAGCCGGTTCAACGGCGGATTCTGTACGGTATGAATGAACTCGGCGTGACGCCGGATAAACCGTACAAGAAGAGTGCGCGTATTGTTGGGGATGTCATGGGGAAATACCATCCGCATGGTGATAGCTCGATTTATGAAGGGCTCGTACGAATGGCACAGGACTTCAGCTATCGTTACATGCTGGTCGATGGCCACGGGAACTTTGGGTCTGTCGATGGTGACGGTGCCGCTGCGATGCGGTATACCGAAGCTCGCATGAGCAAAATAGCAGTCGAGATGCTGCGTGACATCAACAAAGATACGATTGATTTTCAGGATAACTATGATGGCACGGAAAAAGAACCGGTTGTTTTACCGGCACGTTTTCCAAATCTGTTGGTCAATGGGGCGACTGGGATTGCGGTCGGTATGACGACCAATATTCCGCCGCATAATCTGTCAGAGACTATCTCGGCGCTGCACGTGTTGATGGATAATCCAGATGCCACGACAGCTGACCTAATGCAGGCACTGCCAGGACCTGATTTTCCAACCGGCGGCGTTGTGATGGGTAAGTCAGGCATTCGCCATGCTTATGAAACTGGCCGCGGCACGATTGTTTTGCGCGGGAAAGTTGATGTTCAGACGGAGAAGTCTGGCCGTGAACGGATCGTGATTACCGAGATTCCATATATGGTTAACAAAGCCAAAATGGTTGAACGGATCGCAGATTTGGTTCATGAAAAGAAAATCGATGGGATCGTAACCTTGCGGGATGAATCTGACCGTGACGGGATGCGGATCGTCATTGATGTGCGCCGTGATGCTAGTGCATCAGTTATTTTGAATAACTTGTACAAGCTCACGCCACTACAAACCGGCTTTTCATTCAACATGGTGGCAATCGTTAATGGTGCGCCAAAAGTGTTGAGCTTGAAACAGATCCTGCAATATTATCTGGATCATCAAGAAAACGTCATTCGTCGGCGGACGCAATTTGACCTGCGTAAGGCCAAGGCTCGTGAGCATATCCTCGAAGGATTACGGATTGCGCTTGATCATATTGATGAAATCATCACGATTATCCGTAGTTCTGAAACTGGCGACAAGGCAAAAGTCATCTTGATGGACAAGTTTAAGTTGTCTGACAAGCAGAGCCAAGCAATCTTGGATATGCGGCTGGTTCGGTTGACCGGTTTGGAACGCGAGAAGGTTGAAAGCGAATATAAGGATGTTGAAGCAGCGATTGCTGATTATACTGATATTCTTGCTAGACCAGAACGTGTTCATCAGATCATCTACAACGAATTGCTGGATATTCAGAAGAAGTTCGGCGATAAGCGCCGTACTGAATTACTGGTCGGTGAAGTGCTCAGTCTTGAAGATGAAGATCTGATCGAGCAAGAAGACGTGGTCATCACGTTGAGTCATAACGGCTACGTCAAGCGATTGGCAACCAGTGAATTCAAGGCACAAAATCGCGGGGGTCGCGGTATTCAGGGGATGAACGTCCATGATGACGATTTCGTTGAACGCCTGATTTCGACTTCCACGCATGATGTCCTGCTCTTCTTCACCAACAAAGGTAAAGTTTATCGCAGCAAGGGTTACGAAATTCCTGAGTACGGTCGAACCGCAAAAGGGATTCCAATTATCAACTTGCTTGGTGTCGGTGCCGGTGAAAAGATTCAAACGGTTATCAACGTGCATGAAGGCGAAAATGATGATCGTTATCTCTTCTTCGTCACGCAAAAAGGCGTTGTTAAGCGCACACCGGTGAAGGAATTCGCCAATATTCGCAGCAACGGACTGATTGCGTTGAATCTCAAGGATGAAGACGAACTGAATAATGTCATCCTAACGTCCGGACAAGACAATATCCTGATCGGGACGCATCTGGGTTACAGTGTGACCTTCAAGGAACAAGACGTTCGCTCAATGGGACGTTCAGCGACTGGGGTTCGAGGTATTCGTTTACGTGAACACGATTACGTAGTGGGTTCCGACATTCTCAAACCCGATTCCGAAGTCTTTGTCATTTCAGAAAAAGGTTACGGTAAACGGACGGCAGCGAAGGAATATCCGATTAAAGGTCGTGGCGGTAAAGGGATCAAGACAGCCAACATCACCGCCAAGAATGGTCCGTTGGCAGGGGTCACCACCGTTGATGGTACCGAAGATATTCTTGTTATGACTGATTCTGGTGTCATGATTCGCTTCAATATTCAAAGTGTTTCGCAAACTGGCCGAGCAACGTTAGGGGTTCGTTTAATTCGAGTTGACGACGATGCCAAGGTTGCAACGATGGCCAAGGTTGAACCGGAAAGCGACGATCCAGACGATGGCAGCAAGCCAGATCAGCCAACTAGCCCGACAGACGGTTCTGCTGAACCAACCTCGCAGCAGCCAGCTGATGGTTCGTATGCTGGCGATGCCGATCAGCAAGTGAGCCAATTGCTTGATCGCGCTGAAGCTGATCAACCAGAGCAACATGATACTGGCGACCAGCCTGAATAA
- a CDS encoding cytochrome ubiquinol oxidase subunit I, with amino-acid sequence MGLTLATIPLAVTNLSRMQFAVTAITHFLFVTTTIGMLLTTMIFEFMYAYGRGDTEKYGRLTLFFSRIFFFSFGTGVVTGLIMEFQFGMNWSAFTRLMGDVAGVPLASESMISFFVESTIIGLWRFTWGKLPKRAHAWLGVGMLGASLFSIVWIIAINAFMQNPYGFRLEGGRARLTSLITLLQNPQYRPEFLHVLFAILITGGFLTAGIAAWQILHKRDTSAFKIAVQIGLLIALPAAFLQPAQGDDQGAATAALQPMKFTAIEGRYETEGSPTTGAPWAMAALINEDTHTTKAVSIPNMGTYFGKNTFTGTMPGMNAVAKMYHAKFDKTVAKSYDGQMTYYPPVTLLFWTMHLMVYAGYFFTMFALFATIMLHRRQSAIEDHPKTLRTLGWVLWLPYLTFTSGWIVAEVGRYPFVVYGLLTQYDAVSPSVTVTEAGTSLALFLMADIFLVTTMIYISHRTVKRGLPQITGDYPEDRTIPDPFAKEAFSHA; translated from the coding sequence ATGGGGCTCACGTTAGCCACGATTCCGCTGGCTGTGACGAATCTGTCACGCATGCAGTTTGCGGTAACCGCGATCACGCATTTTCTATTTGTAACAACGACCATTGGCATGTTGTTGACGACGATGATTTTTGAATTTATGTACGCGTATGGCCGTGGCGATACTGAAAAGTATGGCCGGCTGACCTTATTCTTCAGTCGGATTTTCTTCTTCAGTTTTGGGACAGGTGTTGTTACCGGGCTGATCATGGAGTTTCAATTTGGGATGAATTGGTCGGCGTTTACGCGGTTGATGGGTGATGTTGCCGGTGTACCACTGGCGAGCGAAAGTATGATTTCCTTCTTCGTTGAGTCGACCATCATCGGTTTATGGCGCTTTACTTGGGGTAAGTTGCCAAAACGAGCACATGCTTGGTTAGGCGTTGGGATGTTGGGTGCATCGCTTTTTTCCATTGTCTGGATCATTGCAATCAATGCATTCATGCAAAATCCTTATGGTTTCCGTCTGGAAGGTGGCCGTGCACGGCTCACGAGTCTGATTACGTTATTACAGAACCCGCAATATCGGCCGGAATTTTTGCATGTTTTATTCGCGATCCTGATCACCGGCGGATTTTTGACAGCAGGGATTGCTGCCTGGCAGATTCTGCACAAGCGTGATACGTCAGCGTTCAAAATTGCCGTTCAAATTGGCTTACTCATTGCTTTGCCAGCAGCATTCTTACAGCCGGCACAAGGCGACGATCAAGGTGCCGCAACAGCAGCGTTGCAGCCGATGAAGTTTACCGCAATTGAAGGCCGGTATGAGACGGAAGGTAGTCCCACAACTGGGGCACCTTGGGCGATGGCTGCGCTGATCAATGAAGACACGCACACAACCAAGGCCGTGTCGATTCCGAACATGGGGACTTACTTCGGCAAGAACACGTTCACTGGCACCATGCCGGGCATGAACGCTGTTGCCAAAATGTATCACGCAAAGTTCGATAAGACGGTTGCCAAGTCGTACGATGGCCAGATGACTTATTATCCGCCAGTGACCCTGCTGTTCTGGACCATGCATTTGATGGTTTATGCGGGGTACTTCTTCACGATGTTCGCGTTGTTTGCGACGATCATGCTGCATCGGCGGCAATCGGCAATCGAAGATCATCCCAAAACGTTGCGGACACTCGGTTGGGTACTATGGCTGCCATATTTGACCTTCACATCTGGCTGGATCGTTGCGGAAGTTGGCCGATATCCATTTGTGGTTTATGGGCTACTCACGCAGTACGATGCGGTTTCACCGAGTGTGACCGTCACTGAGGCTGGTACGAGTCTGGCCTTGTTCTTAATGGCCGATATCTTCTTAGTGACCACGATGATTTACATTTCACATCGCACTGTTAAACGCGGTTTGCCGCAAATCACCGGTGATTATCCAGAAGATCGCACAATTCCGGATCCATTTGCAAAGGAGGCGTTCAGTCATGCCTAG
- the gyrB gene encoding DNA topoisomerase (ATP-hydrolyzing) subunit B, which produces MTDKKETAEEKKDELAAEYDASQIQVLSGLEAVRKRPGMYIGSTSSQGLHHLVWEIIDNGIDEALAGFATRIEVEVNPDNSVTVTDDGRGIPVDIQSKTGRPALETVYTVLHAGGKFGGGGYKVSGGLHGVGASVVNALSTDLDVTVTRGGKRYYIDFIRGKVNTPMKVIGTAPEHEHGTKVHFLPDPDIFTEIRTFDDKILTTRIRELAFLNKGLKLTFTDKRAATHEKLVFHYEGGLKSYVDFLTEKKENLLQEPIYVEGQDKGITVEFALQYTNDYHSTLLTFANNIHTYEGGTHETGFKTALTRVINDYARRSGALKDSDDPLSGDDVREGLTAVVSVKHPDPQFEGQTKTKLGNSDARTVVDRTFSDHFNKFLMEHPADGKLIIDKAMLASKARLAAKRAREVTRKKSGLEISNLPGKLADNTSKDPEISELFIVEGDSAGGSAKSGRSRLTQAILPIRGKILNVEKASMERILANEEIRTLFTAMGTGFGQDFDINKARYHKLIIMTDADVDGAHIRTLLLTLIYRYMRPVLDAGYVYIAQPPLYRLRQGKMTQYIDSDEELQDILGQLPPSPKPEIQRYKGLGEMDANQLWETTMDPDNRRLLRVSPKDAEAADGVFEMLMGDHVEPRRKFIEDNAVFVDPNNIDA; this is translated from the coding sequence GTGACGGACAAGAAAGAAACGGCCGAAGAGAAGAAGGATGAACTGGCGGCTGAGTATGATGCCAGCCAGATTCAAGTACTTTCAGGACTTGAAGCGGTTCGGAAGCGTCCAGGGATGTATATTGGCTCGACAAGCAGCCAAGGCTTGCATCATTTGGTCTGGGAAATCATTGATAACGGGATTGATGAAGCGCTGGCTGGATTCGCAACACGGATTGAAGTTGAAGTTAACCCAGATAATAGTGTGACGGTAACAGATGACGGTCGCGGGATTCCAGTCGATATCCAGTCTAAAACCGGACGGCCAGCACTTGAAACGGTTTATACCGTTTTACATGCCGGTGGTAAATTCGGCGGCGGCGGCTACAAAGTTTCCGGTGGCCTACATGGTGTCGGGGCATCAGTCGTGAATGCGTTGTCGACTGATTTGGACGTCACGGTTACTCGTGGTGGCAAACGTTACTACATTGACTTTATTCGCGGCAAGGTGAACACGCCGATGAAAGTGATTGGCACGGCACCGGAGCACGAACATGGCACCAAGGTTCATTTTCTGCCTGATCCGGACATTTTTACCGAAATTAGAACATTCGATGATAAGATTCTGACCACCAGAATTCGCGAACTGGCTTTCTTGAACAAGGGTCTCAAGTTGACCTTTACCGACAAGCGCGCGGCAACGCACGAGAAGCTGGTATTCCATTATGAAGGCGGCCTCAAGTCTTACGTTGACTTTTTAACTGAGAAAAAAGAAAACCTGTTACAAGAACCGATTTATGTGGAAGGACAAGACAAAGGCATCACGGTGGAATTCGCGTTGCAATACACCAACGACTATCACAGCACCTTGTTGACGTTTGCCAACAACATCCATACGTATGAAGGCGGCACGCATGAGACCGGGTTTAAAACGGCGCTGACACGGGTCATTAATGATTACGCTCGCCGGTCTGGTGCGCTAAAAGACAGCGATGATCCGTTAAGCGGGGATGATGTTCGTGAGGGCTTGACGGCGGTTGTTTCCGTGAAGCATCCAGATCCGCAGTTTGAAGGGCAAACTAAAACCAAATTAGGGAACTCGGATGCCCGAACGGTGGTTGACCGTACCTTCTCTGACCACTTCAATAAGTTTCTCATGGAACACCCAGCTGATGGCAAGCTAATCATTGACAAAGCCATGCTGGCCAGCAAGGCACGTTTGGCGGCTAAGCGGGCGCGTGAAGTGACCCGGAAAAAGAGCGGGTTGGAAATTTCGAACCTGCCTGGTAAATTGGCCGACAACACCAGTAAGGACCCAGAGATCTCTGAATTATTTATCGTCGAAGGGGATTCCGCTGGTGGTTCTGCCAAATCAGGGCGTAGTCGCCTGACGCAGGCCATTTTGCCAATTCGTGGGAAAATTCTGAATGTCGAAAAGGCTTCAATGGAACGCATCTTGGCCAATGAAGAAATTCGAACCTTATTCACCGCGATGGGTACCGGTTTTGGGCAGGACTTTGATATCAATAAGGCTCGATATCACAAACTGATCATTATGACCGATGCCGATGTTGATGGTGCCCACATTCGGACTTTGTTGCTGACGTTGATTTATCGCTACATGCGGCCAGTGCTTGACGCTGGCTATGTCTACATCGCACAGCCGCCGTTGTATCGGTTACGCCAAGGCAAAATGACGCAATATATCGATTCCGATGAAGAATTGCAAGACATTCTAGGCCAGTTGCCTCCGAGTCCAAAGCCAGAGATTCAGCGTTACAAAGGGCTTGGGGAAATGGACGCCAACCAGCTATGGGAGACGACCATGGATCCGGATAATCGGCGCTTACTGCGGGTATCGCCAAAGGATGCCGAAGCTGCAGATGGCGTTTTTGAAATGTTGATGGGTGATCATGTTGAACCGCGGCGTAAATTTATTGAAGATAACGCTGTGTTTGTTGATCCGAACAACATTGATGCTTGA
- a CDS encoding IS30 family transposase, producing the protein MAIITLIERSQIELMQHHTIQYIAATLGRSRISIRHELHRCPEGDYCAIIAQDHADTCRHRCGRHSILTPKLKRMVTEKLNLGWSPEMVGYAVHCAPHTIYHWIYQRQVDFQPSQLFDHGKRHKRRQDLRSRYNQAVGTSIEIRSESANRRTEKGHLEMDTVRGGRGSKAAVLTIVDRVTRLMATTKLENLSQNAVLKGFARLMVDFPGPVRSVTVDHGKEFSCDQALTKRYRIPVYFCHAYHPNERGTNERFNRELRYYFPKGTQFDQVSETDIQQATALINNKPRKCLRWQTPVQAVSKPLSRW; encoded by the coding sequence ATGGCCATTATAACCTTAATTGAACGATCTCAGATAGAACTGATGCAACACCACACGATTCAATACATCGCCGCGACCTTAGGCCGCTCTCGTATTTCTATTAGGCATGAGCTTCACCGTTGCCCTGAAGGTGATTACTGCGCCATTATAGCTCAGGATCATGCCGATACTTGTCGGCATCGTTGTGGTCGGCACTCGATTTTAACGCCTAAGTTGAAGCGGATGGTAACTGAGAAGCTAAACCTAGGTTGGTCCCCTGAAATGGTCGGTTATGCCGTTCACTGTGCGCCACACACGATTTACCACTGGATTTATCAAAGACAAGTCGATTTTCAGCCAAGCCAACTCTTTGATCACGGTAAACGTCATAAAAGAAGACAAGACCTTCGGTCGCGCTATAACCAAGCAGTAGGCACCTCAATTGAGATTCGCAGTGAGTCAGCTAATCGGCGAACCGAAAAAGGACATTTAGAGATGGATACAGTTCGCGGTGGTCGCGGGTCAAAGGCTGCTGTTTTGACCATTGTCGATCGGGTGACACGTTTAATGGCGACAACTAAGCTTGAAAACTTATCACAAAATGCTGTTCTCAAGGGATTTGCAAGACTGATGGTGGACTTTCCGGGTCCGGTTCGATCAGTGACGGTTGATCACGGTAAAGAGTTTTCCTGCGATCAGGCGCTTACAAAGCGCTATCGGATACCGGTTTACTTTTGCCACGCCTATCACCCGAATGAACGGGGCACAAATGAACGGTTCAATCGAGAACTTCGCTACTATTTCCCGAAGGGAACACAGTTTGATCAGGTTTCAGAGACCGATATTCAACAAGCCACAGCGCTTATCAATAACAAACCTAGAAAATGTCTCCGTTGGCAAACCCCAGTTCAAGCAGTGAGCAAGCCTCTTTCTAGGTGGTAA
- the ssb gene encoding single-stranded DNA-binding protein, which yields MLNSVSLTGRLTKEPEVFRTANELDIVRFTLAVNRVFKNKTGQRETDFIECVIFGKRALTFAGSTTKGSLLGISGRLSNNHFENKQGEQVWRTAVVVDNFAWLESRATTESRRAGTLQATGTDDVMPVEEGTLPQVATDDLPF from the coding sequence ATGTTGAATAGTGTGAGTCTAACAGGGCGGTTGACCAAGGAACCTGAAGTTTTCCGAACGGCTAACGAGCTTGATATCGTCCGATTTACGTTGGCGGTGAATCGCGTTTTCAAGAATAAAACGGGACAGCGCGAGACTGATTTTATTGAGTGTGTCATTTTTGGCAAACGCGCCTTAACTTTTGCGGGATCAACTACCAAAGGGTCATTGTTGGGTATTTCAGGGCGGCTGAGTAATAATCATTTTGAAAATAAGCAAGGTGAGCAAGTGTGGCGGACCGCTGTCGTCGTTGATAATTTTGCTTGGTTGGAGTCGCGAGCCACGACGGAAAGCCGCCGGGCAGGGACCTTGCAGGCGACAGGAACAGACGACGTCATGCCAGTAGAGGAAGGCACCCTGCCACAGGTCGCAACCGACGATCTGCCATTTTAG